The following proteins are encoded in a genomic region of Danio rerio strain Tuebingen ecotype United States chromosome 16, GRCz12tu, whole genome shotgun sequence:
- the tmem74 gene encoding transmembrane protein 74 — MASVELLYIDNRGGRPDPPGVLDWSSSPLHVHRLSSSVEEASPTLKAPACEGQCNSAPRTAPLKGQHGQHRHQPAEKVRVCCDEELETSFTYIDENVNLRLATPDTSEKSARHVASLHDSSSEIHPMGLQELSLMSDIDLSSESSGKSVDYGFISAVTFLITGISLVIISYTVPRDVRVNPDNVSAREMERLENESARIGAHLDRCVIAGLCLLTLGGVVLSTLLMISMWKGEMYRRKAFAYSKHSAKLYGSINLRTRSSPSRLSPQHSLVEEENGNAIT, encoded by the coding sequence ATGGCCTCGGTGGAGTTGCTCTACATAGATAATAGAGGGGGAAGACCCGATCCCCCTGGGGTACTGGACTGGTCTTCTAGCCCTCTTCACGTTCACAGGCTAAGCAGTTCAGTGGAAGAAGCTTCTCCCACTCTGAAGGCGCCTGCATGTGAGGGACAATGTAATTCAGCACCAAGGACGGCTCCCCTCAAAGGACAACATGGCCAGCACCGGCATCAGCCTGCAGAGAAGGTCAGGGTGTGTTGTGATGAGGAACTAGAAACCTCATTCACGTACATAGATGAAAATGTCAATCTCCGGTTGGCCACCCCAGACACAAGTGAGAAAAGTGCTCGCCATGTGGCTTCACTACACGACTCCTCAAGCGAAATCCATCCAATGGGACTCCAGGAGTTGTCGTTGATGTCTGACATTGACCTCAGCTCGGAGAGTTCGGGGAAATCTGTGGATTACGGATTCATCAGTGCAGTCACGTTCCTCATCACTGGGATCTCTCTGGTGATCATATCGTACACAGTCCCTCGTGATGTTAGAGTGAACCCTGACAACGTCTCTGCACGTGAAATGGAAAGACTCGAAAATGAGAGCGCCAGGATAGGTGCACACTTGGACAGGTGTGTTATTGCCGGCCTTTGCCTTCTCACATTGGGCGGAGTGGTTCTTTCGACACTGCTGATGATTTCCATGTGGAAGGGGGAGATGTACAGGAGGAAAGCCTTCGCTTATTCAAAGCACTCTGCAAAGCTATATGGTTCAATTAATTTAAGAACAAGATCGAGCCCCAGCCGCTTGTCACCGCAACATAGTTTGGTCGAGGAGGAGAATGGCAATGCCATTACTTGA